In the genome of Zobellia nedashkovskayae, the window TTTTGATTATGTAGGTTGCGGTAAATCCGAAATGGCTTCCTATAATGAAAGCAAGTATGCTTCCCTTCAAGGATATGCTTCAGATATTATAGAGATTTGCACGGAACTCCAATTAAAAGATGTTGTTTTTATTGGGCATTCGGTAAGCTCAATGATTGGGGTACTTGCTTCTATTCAACGTCCTGAATTATTCAATTCCCTTGTATTCGTTTGCCCATCTAGCTGTTATATCAACAAGGAAGACTATGTAGGTGGTTTTGAAAAAAAGGATTTGGAGGAGTTGCTGGACGTAATGGAAAATAATTATGTAGAGTGGTCTAATTATTTGGCGCCTATAGTTATGAAAAATTCGGATAAGCCAGAGCTTACAGAGGAACTCGCTAGTAGTTTCTGCTCCATGGATAATAAAATTACGAGAAGTTTTGCGCGGGTTACTTTTTTCTCGGACAACAGAGAAGATCTCAAAAAAGTAAAAGTTCCCAGCCTAATCCTACAATGTGCGCAAGATGATATAGCACCGGAACAGGTGGGTAAATATATTCACGAAAGATTAGAAGATAGTAGAATGGTATTTATGAAAGCTACAGGCCATTGTCCGCACATGAGCCACCCGGAAGAGACTATTGAGTGCATTAAAAATTTTATTACAAAAGAATTTGAACCTAGTGAACTGCAAAAATTTTGAACGATAATGCTCCCTGCTTTCTGTTCTCCTTTGTCGCTGATCATCATATAGATTATGTAAATGATTTAATGATGGAAGCTTTAGGTTATGAGGACCATGAGATTCTGAATACCCTAAGGTTCGAGGATTTATTGTCTGGAGGTAGTCGTATTTTATACAAGACTCATTTTTATCCTATGCTCATCATTCAAAAGGATATTGAGGAGATTTTTATTTCTCTTCGCTCAAAAACGGGGGAGGAAATCCCCGTTCTTATCAACATGTCTTTTATAAAAAAAAATGGTGTGGACTATGTTACCGGAGCCGGCCTTAAGATGTCTAAGCGTAATGATTTTGAGAAAAGAATATTGGACGCTAGGCGAGATGCAGAAAAAGCACTTCAGGAGAATGAACTTTTAATCAAAACAAAAGCCCAGCTAGAAACTAGCCGGACATTGCTAGAAGATCAATTACAAAATCAGTCACGAATAAATAAAGAACAGATAGAGTTCAACAAAATCTTGGCGCATGATTTACAGGAACCACTTCGTAAAATTTCAATTTTTGCAAGTCGGTTAGAAGATTTTTCCGATCTTAAATCTCAAGAGGAGAAATCCCGGCATTATTTGAAACGGGTATTACAAATTTCAGAAAATAGTCATGCCCTTGTTAAACGTTTGCAGGTCTATCATGCACTGGACTATAAAAAACTACATTATCTGACAGCCAGTTTTGAGACTATATTAAAAGATGCCATAATAAAAACAGGTAACCTGCCGTTAGAGATAATATATGGTGAAATGGAAATGAACGAGGTATATGGTGATATTCCAAAGTTGACTATTTTGTTTAGCGAGCTTTTAAAAAACTCCTATCAATACAGGTCTCCTGAGAAACCATCTTCTATTCATATTTCAACAAGTAAGGTAACAGAAAATTATCATCAAGCATTAAAAGGAGCGTATCGTTATATAGAGTATATACGCATTACTTTTAAAGATAATTCTCTTGGTTTTCAGAACTATAGTGGAGATGACATTTTTAGACCATTACAAAGTTCAGATAATAGTTATGGCAAAGGTATTGGTTTAGCATTTTGTAAAAAGATAGTAGGATTGCATAAAGGCCGGATTTCTATTAAACCTTCAACAAATGGGGGCTCTAAATTTAGTATTCTTTTACCTTTAGAAATGCCTAACAACAAATAACTGAACTGGTTTTTAGTTTAGAATATAAAATGAAATTAGTTTTAAATTTATGGCATTGTGGCTGAATGGCTAGGCAAGACTCCGCAAGAGTCTTTATAATGGTTCGAATCCATTCGATGCCTCAAAGAGGATTTTATAAAGTAAAAACAGGAGATCTTAAAAAACCTCCTGTTTTTTTATTGCACTAGAAAGTGCAAATTAGAGTGCTTCAATTTTTGGTGGTAAACTATAAATCAATCATAAATGTTTCTGAATAATCTTTTTTGAATAATATATCCATTACCTTCTAAACTTGTATGTATTTAATAGTTAGATATTTCTCGTGAATAGGTGTACACCATTACGTATGAAACTAAAAGATAAGCGCTATAACTGATATTTGTCATCTTTTTTGAGGCTTCAAGTTTATAGATTTACATCATAAGCAATAGCCATTATAGCACAATGTTTTATAAAAATATTTACGATATCTCTCGAGGATGTTTTAACACCTATTGACATAAAAGTGAACGATTTCAAAAAAAATAAAGCTTAAAAACAATTCCTTAAACTAAAACATATAATTATGACAATATTATTTAATACTGATAAAACAATAAACGGTAATGAAAGAGGCCAATCTTATTTCACCTCCATGATAGAAGAGGGGTTAAGAAATTATGAATCCCATATTACTAGAGTAGAGGCCCATGTCTCTGATGAAAACGGAAAAAAAGAAGGAGTTAAGGATATGCGATGTTTGTTGGAAACTAGAATCGCTGGTAAACAACCTATAGCCGTTTCATGTCAAGATGATACCGTTGAACTTGCTGTATCTGGAGCTATCGATAAACTTACGGCTTCTTTAGAAACAATTATTGGAAAGATGCATAATCACAAACCTGTATAGTTTGCCTTGAAAACTATATTTTAGAGCAAGAATTTATTTTGAAGATTATCTTAAAAAAAGGGTAATAACCAATTATGGTTATTACCCTTTTTTGCATGTAATCAGATATTTACACAAAAAAATCAACCATTCATACAAACATCTATTTTTTACGAACACCCCATAACTAATTTCGATGTAGAAACATATTAATTAAAATATAGAACATATGGGAGTTTTAAACGTAACAGAATATAGGGTGGGTACCAATAGGAGTAGAACCAATACAAACGCTCATCGTTTCTACCTTTCACTAAAAGGTAGAAACGAAAGTGGAGTAGTGAATAGCGCAATTATTTATTTCTGGCCATCAAGGCCAACAGATACGGTTGGTTATATTGCGGGGTCGCTATTTGTAGGAATGTTAGATGATAGTGATTTTCAATATTGGTATGATATATTAAGAAATGAAAAGCCCGTTAAATTAAACTATGTAGAAAACTCAGATGCTTCAGTAAACAAAGTATGGCATATTAGTATTGGCACTGGCGATGAAGGTGTTGGAGAAGGTCCAAAAGACTTTAATGATTAAAATTATGGATTTTACAATATTGATTTTAAGATGGTTTTGCAGTTAAGACCAAAGCAATACCTATTGTTTAGATAATCCTGTAAGTTTATAAAAACTTCCCTTTCTACATAAATCAGTACATTTAAAGTGTTTTCGAATTACATTGCCCCAGTCAGGTTAATATATGTATCCAATACCTATGGGATTTTAAAAACACTAAAATGAGTAGAACTTTTTTCAAGCTGTTATTTATAGGAATTTCTTTGTTCTTTGTGAGTTGTAGTAAAGACAAGAACGAAAACAACATTATTGAAACTGATGATATAGCCGAAGTAGTTACAGATACAACAATTAATAAAACAAAGCTTTTTTGGTTGTATTTGCACCATGAGGAAATTCCAGATACATTAATAGAGACCGAAGCTCCTAAACGAGATTTAATCGTTATGAATGCTTGGTTTCATGAATATGTACAAAAATTTAAAGCGGTAAACCCGGAAATAAAAACATTGGTCTATAAAGACCTTACTTCAACAAGAAGTTACGCTGTGGAAAATGGAGAAGATAATAAATACCTGCCCACTGGAGTCGGTTTTCAATACGCAGACACCAATCACCCTGAATGGTTTTTACTGGATACCAATGAAAACCGATTGGAATATACCGGCTATCCTGACCATTGGCAAATGGATATTGGCAATACCGAATACCAACAACAATGGGCAAATCAAGTAGGTGAGGAGCTTGTTACCAATGACTGGGACGGAGTGTTAATGGACAATGCCATTTATACACTAGACACCTACCATGAAAATGTGTTTCCAAAAAACTATGAAACTAACACGGAGTTTCAATTGGCGTACAAATCAATGTTGACAACTATAAACACCAGACTTAAGGCGGATAATAAAATAGGAATTGCAAATATTACCAATACAAGATTATATCCGGGAGTTTGGGAAAGTTATATGCAACATCTAGATGGTGGTTTAGACGAGTGGTGGCTTGTATTTAGTAATGGAAATTATCTTTCGGATTATACAGAAGGATTTGTTCCGCAAATAAATGAGGTAGTCACTAATGAAGTAGAGAACAAAATTACTCTAGTACAACCGCACAGCTCCACATCCGACAATCAAGGTTTTTATTATGCTTTTGCCAGTTATTGGTTAGTAAACGATGGGAATACTTATTTTTCCGAACAGGAGGTTACCGATGCCTACAATGAACCTTCTCCATGGCGAGAAGAATACACATGGAATTTTGGGAAAGCGGACGACACCTATTTTCAGGTTGAAAGTGGAGTGTATAGAAGAAATTTTTCTCATGCTATTGTTTTGGTAAACGCCAATGAAACCGGAGCTGTAGAGGTTAATTTAGATGCCCCATATTTGAATGAAATGGGGGAGGAAGTTACATCTATACTACTAAACGGATTGAACGGTAGTGTCTTAAGGAAGGTATACAAAGAATAAAAGTTAAGTTTAAAATTGACGACCGTTAATTTCAAAATATGGGTGTTATAAATGACAGTTGTCATAAAATAAATTGGCAAGCTTTAATATCTTTCGGGCAAAATCAACCATTTTATAAATGCCCTCATGAATATAAATCCAAAAAAAATAAATAGCCTCATTAAAGAGATAGATGCTATTCTACAAAAAATTAGAAGCGAAGGGCAGAAGGCAAAACCTATTTTAAGACAGATACACCCTAATCATAAAAAGAGTGCATTAAACCTCATTCATTATCATGGGTTTAGGCAAGCAGATTTAAGGGAGACCCAAAGAAGGCTAGGAAACCTGGGTATGACCCGTTTTGCAAACGCACAAGGTCATGTAGAAGACAGCTTAGTTAAAGTCTTATACTTATTATATCGTTTGTCAGACGGTGTTCCTGCAAATTTTACCAAAGCCCAGTTGTCCACTAAGAAGAGTAAAAAACTTTTAAATTCCAATACAGCGGCACTTTTTGGAAATCCTTCGGAAGGGAGAAGGGTCCGTATTATGGTAACCATGCCGTCTCATGCGGCAAAAGACTATGGGTTGGTACGGAAAATGGTGCAAAATGGAATGAATTGCGCCAGAGTGAATTGTGCACATGATACGCCCGAGGTTTGGAAAGAAATAATTACAAATGTAAAAAAGGCTGCTGAAGAACTTGGTTCACCTGTAAAAATAGCGATGGATTTGGCAGGGCCCAAAATCAGAACAGGAGCTATTGGGATTTTACCTGAAATTCAGAAGGCGCTAAGACTATATAAAGATGATATTCTAGTGATAACGGATGACAGCATTCGTGGTGGCTCCGCTGTAGTAAATGAACATGGAGAAGTTGTAGAGAAAGCCCATATACCTTGTCAATTTTCGGGAATCTTTGAAAGAGTGAATAAAGGGGATTTATTATTGTTCGATGACGGAAAGATTGAAGGTACCATACAGTGCGTAGCAAAGGATAAATTTGAAGTCCTCATAACAAGAGCAGCAGAAAAAGGCACTAAATTAAAAGCTGAGAAAGGCATGAATTTCCCCAATACCAATTTGGGGATTAGCGGACTTACCTCAAAAGATAAAGAAGACTTAGCGTTTATAGCCAAACATGCGGATATCGTCA includes:
- a CDS encoding alpha/beta fold hydrolase; translated protein: MDVLKRNNVKVFGNGKKALMFAHGFGCDQVMWRYITPAFEQDYKIVLFDYVGCGKSEMASYNESKYASLQGYASDIIEICTELQLKDVVFIGHSVSSMIGVLASIQRPELFNSLVFVCPSSCYINKEDYVGGFEKKDLEELLDVMENNYVEWSNYLAPIVMKNSDKPELTEELASSFCSMDNKITRSFARVTFFSDNREDLKKVKVPSLILQCAQDDIAPEQVGKYIHERLEDSRMVFMKATGHCPHMSHPEETIECIKNFITKEFEPSELQKF
- a CDS encoding sensor histidine kinase, with product MNDNAPCFLFSFVADHHIDYVNDLMMEALGYEDHEILNTLRFEDLLSGGSRILYKTHFYPMLIIQKDIEEIFISLRSKTGEEIPVLINMSFIKKNGVDYVTGAGLKMSKRNDFEKRILDARRDAEKALQENELLIKTKAQLETSRTLLEDQLQNQSRINKEQIEFNKILAHDLQEPLRKISIFASRLEDFSDLKSQEEKSRHYLKRVLQISENSHALVKRLQVYHALDYKKLHYLTASFETILKDAIIKTGNLPLEIIYGEMEMNEVYGDIPKLTILFSELLKNSYQYRSPEKPSSIHISTSKVTENYHQALKGAYRYIEYIRITFKDNSLGFQNYSGDDIFRPLQSSDNSYGKGIGLAFCKKIVGLHKGRISIKPSTNGGSKFSILLPLEMPNNK
- a CDS encoding HPF/RaiA family ribosome-associated protein, giving the protein MTILFNTDKTINGNERGQSYFTSMIEEGLRNYESHITRVEAHVSDENGKKEGVKDMRCLLETRIAGKQPIAVSCQDDTVELAVSGAIDKLTASLETIIGKMHNHKPV
- a CDS encoding putative glycoside hydrolase, which translates into the protein MSRTFFKLLFIGISLFFVSCSKDKNENNIIETDDIAEVVTDTTINKTKLFWLYLHHEEIPDTLIETEAPKRDLIVMNAWFHEYVQKFKAVNPEIKTLVYKDLTSTRSYAVENGEDNKYLPTGVGFQYADTNHPEWFLLDTNENRLEYTGYPDHWQMDIGNTEYQQQWANQVGEELVTNDWDGVLMDNAIYTLDTYHENVFPKNYETNTEFQLAYKSMLTTINTRLKADNKIGIANITNTRLYPGVWESYMQHLDGGLDEWWLVFSNGNYLSDYTEGFVPQINEVVTNEVENKITLVQPHSSTSDNQGFYYAFASYWLVNDGNTYFSEQEVTDAYNEPSPWREEYTWNFGKADDTYFQVESGVYRRNFSHAIVLVNANETGAVEVNLDAPYLNEMGEEVTSILLNGLNGSVLRKVYKE
- a CDS encoding pyruvate kinase — encoded protein: MNINPKKINSLIKEIDAILQKIRSEGQKAKPILRQIHPNHKKSALNLIHYHGFRQADLRETQRRLGNLGMTRFANAQGHVEDSLVKVLYLLYRLSDGVPANFTKAQLSTKKSKKLLNSNTAALFGNPSEGRRVRIMVTMPSHAAKDYGLVRKMVQNGMNCARVNCAHDTPEVWKEIITNVKKAAEELGSPVKIAMDLAGPKIRTGAIGILPEIQKALRLYKDDILVITDDSIRGGSAVVNEHGEVVEKAHIPCQFSGIFERVNKGDLLLFDDGKIEGTIQCVAKDKFEVLITRAAEKGTKLKAEKGMNFPNTNLGISGLTSKDKEDLAFIAKHADIVNFSFVNSKKDVQELLSELQRLEVYDKLGIILKIETKFAFDNLEEILLEAMQVKKVGVMIARGDLAVETGWQDIGQVQHELLSICGAAHIPVIWATQVLENLAKNGLPSRSEITDVVTSLKSECVMLNKGPYMEDVLLLLNTILSNMEDFQEKNETMLPKIRKL